In Paenibacillus sp. G2S3, a single window of DNA contains:
- a CDS encoding ABC transporter ATP-binding protein: protein MHRKVIYSETLNFSQSLIMILLNGTTIAILAITIRSSGQSAGLFVLLLQISSQLFIVIPALTRVYADLAKSRLRYEDYTSYLDLEEQVLRDQEVNSNRNTDPMKVQVHQLFFRYPTNAKNTLSNINMTIHPGERIAFVGENGSGKSTLVKLILGLYPATAGSIQWFKGENEVLAHNVTQDTRVVFQDFIKLQRPIRENIALGNMATIHDDSRLLAVMKKAEADNYGVALDTLVGPQFGGIDLSGGQWQRLAIARAYLNDGVLMIFDEPTAALDPYAEQQAFETFMKLGEQQTSIIVTHRLYMSKFVDRIFLFEHGEIVESGTHEELMRVDGKYKKMFNRQSSLYV, encoded by the coding sequence ATGCACCGTAAGGTTATTTATTCTGAAACCCTCAACTTCTCCCAAAGCTTAATCATGATCTTATTAAATGGGACTACGATTGCCATTCTAGCAATTACGATCAGAAGTAGCGGACAGAGTGCTGGGCTTTTTGTGTTATTACTTCAGATATCCAGTCAATTATTCATCGTTATTCCTGCATTAACAAGAGTTTACGCTGACTTAGCTAAGAGTCGTTTACGGTACGAGGATTATACGTCTTATTTAGATTTGGAAGAGCAAGTGCTTAGGGATCAGGAGGTGAATTCCAATAGGAACACCGATCCGATGAAGGTCCAAGTTCATCAGCTGTTTTTTAGATATCCGACCAACGCTAAGAACACTCTGAGTAATATAAACATGACTATTCATCCAGGTGAACGAATTGCTTTTGTAGGTGAGAATGGCTCGGGTAAATCTACGCTTGTTAAGTTGATCTTAGGGTTGTATCCTGCAACAGCTGGAAGCATCCAGTGGTTTAAAGGTGAGAATGAAGTCTTAGCGCATAACGTGACACAGGATACCAGAGTTGTTTTTCAGGATTTCATTAAGTTACAAAGACCAATTAGAGAAAACATTGCATTAGGTAATATGGCTACAATTCATGACGATTCAAGATTATTAGCCGTGATGAAAAAAGCAGAAGCTGATAATTATGGTGTTGCGTTGGATACCTTAGTAGGTCCTCAGTTTGGAGGGATAGATTTGTCTGGGGGACAGTGGCAAAGACTTGCGATTGCACGAGCCTATCTCAATGACGGCGTTCTTATGATTTTTGATGAGCCGACTGCTGCCCTAGATCCTTATGCGGAACAACAGGCGTTTGAAACTTTTATGAAATTAGGAGAACAGCAGACTTCCATTATAGTGACTCATCGGCTGTATATGTCCAAATTCGTCGATAGAATTTTTCTATTTGAGCATGGAGAAATCGTTGAAAGTGGAACGCATGAAGAATTAATGAGGGTGGATGGTAAATACAAAAAGATGTTTAATCGCCAGTCCTCTTTATATGTATGA